Proteins co-encoded in one Cellulosilyticum sp. I15G10I2 genomic window:
- a CDS encoding GNAT family N-acetyltransferase: protein MEIRKVMEDKKQYIDLLLLADEQENMVDKYLERGEMFILDDGGIKAECVITKEADGIYELKNIAVMADYQRKGYGKRLIEFLFSYYPDCKTMLVGTGDTSDILSFYHKCGFTESHRIKNFFTDNYDHPIFENGKQLVDMIYLKWEYREDSL, encoded by the coding sequence ATGGAGATAAGGAAAGTAATGGAAGACAAAAAACAATACATTGACTTGTTATTGTTAGCAGACGAGCAAGAAAATATGGTAGATAAATATCTCGAACGCGGTGAAATGTTTATTTTAGATGACGGCGGTATAAAAGCTGAATGCGTGATTACAAAAGAAGCGGATGGTATTTATGAACTCAAAAACATTGCGGTCATGGCTGATTACCAACGTAAAGGCTACGGCAAAAGACTGATAGAGTTTCTGTTTTCCTATTATCCCGATTGTAAAACTATGCTTGTAGGAACTGGAGACACCTCTGATATACTTAGTTTTTATCATAAATGTGGCTTTACGGAATCACATCGAATAAAAAACTTTTTTACGGACAACTATGACCACCCGATATTTGAAAACGGAAAACAACTCGTTGATATGATTTATCTAAAGTGGGAGTATAGGGAGGATTCGTTATGA
- a CDS encoding GNAT family N-acetyltransferase has product MIKKGHILMNINFRRAVIEDIDKLIEVQNRSFHEDYIKYNECPSYNESKEDMFNYISNCIVYVIECSCEIVGDIIIRKIDEENYYLRVLCIVPEFHNLGIGQKAIEFIEKDNTKAKKWELITPFESVRNHYFYQKMGYIKVGEYKHSDILTMFKYAKEVE; this is encoded by the coding sequence ATGATTAAGAAAGGGCACATTCTGATGAATATAAATTTTAGAAGGGCAGTTATTGAGGATATAGATAAGTTAATTGAGGTGCAAAATAGAAGTTTTCATGAGGATTATATAAAGTATAATGAATGCCCGTCTTATAACGAATCAAAAGAAGACATGTTTAATTACATAAGTAATTGTATAGTTTATGTTATTGAATGTAGTTGTGAGATAGTTGGGGACATAATAATTCGTAAAATAGATGAAGAAAATTATTATTTAAGAGTTTTGTGTATTGTTCCAGAATTCCATAATCTTGGAATAGGTCAGAAAGCCATTGAATTTATCGAAAAAGATAATACTAAAGCTAAAAAATGGGAATTGATTACTCCGTTTGAGAGTGTAAGAAATCATTATTTTTATCAAAAGATGGGATATATTAAGGTAGGAGAATACAAGCATTCAGATATACTAACAATGTTTAAATATGCAAAAGAAGTAGAATGA
- a CDS encoding PF20097 family protein, which produces MNCPMCGNEMKFGKIGARAGAGLFWLPDEEKVKFIVSNNIIEKHNGIVLVDCNEWQISHTAYVCEGCRKVIIDY; this is translated from the coding sequence ATGAATTGTCCAATGTGCGGTAACGAGATGAAATTTGGAAAGATAGGTGCAAGAGCAGGTGCGGGATTGTTCTGGTTGCCTGATGAGGAAAAAGTAAAGTTTATTGTTAGCAATAATATAATTGAAAAACATAATGGGATTGTATTAGTTGATTGTAATGAATGGCAGATAAGTCACACAGCATATGTTTGCGAAGGGTGTAGAAAGGTAATAATAGACTATTAA
- a CDS encoding GNAT family N-acetyltransferase yields MSADYNIRFIRYDELRALLDLYKHFDNSDPELEDNEELKKLWDSIYNNPNLYYIVVEKEGILIATCNITIIKNLTRCARPYGLIENVVTHKKYRNKGFGKQVIKKAVEVAMNNNCYKVMVLTSSKKDETLNFYRSSGFRDDIKTGFIMKL; encoded by the coding sequence ATGAGTGCTGATTACAATATAAGATTCATTAGATATGACGAACTTAGAGCTTTGTTAGATTTATACAAGCACTTTGACAATAGTGATCCAGAGCTGGAAGATAATGAGGAGCTGAAAAAATTATGGGATTCAATATATAATAACCCTAATTTATATTATATAGTTGTAGAAAAAGAGGGCATCTTAATAGCAACATGTAACATTACAATTATTAAGAACCTAACAAGGTGTGCTAGACCTTATGGCTTAATTGAGAATGTAGTTACACATAAGAAATATAGGAACAAAGGATTTGGAAAGCAGGTAATAAAAAAGGCAGTAGAAGTAGCAATGAATAATAATTGTTATAAGGTAATGGTGTTAACAAGTTCAAAGAAGGATGAAACACTTAATTTTTATAGAAGTTCAGGATTTAGGGATGATATTAAGACTGGATTTATAATGAAGCTTTGA